The Candidatus Dechloromonas phosphoritropha genome includes a region encoding these proteins:
- a CDS encoding DNA polymerase III subunit beta, with product MILIKTQRDTLLAPLQSVSGIVERRHTLPILSNVLLEKKGDRLTFLATDIEIQITTAAQGSGGDGDGSVTTGARKLQDILRSLPEGSEVSLILEDKRLQVRSGRSRFTLQTLPADDFPRMTVSEGETKQFQISQKAFRQLLGKTQYSMATQDVRYYLNGLLLLVDGRDLRAVATDGHRLAYGSAEIEADLPRQEMILPRKTVLELNRLLMETDDTLTVTMASNQVRFSFGSVVLVSKVIDGKFPDYERVVPSTLRNHLTVGRQALVQAMNRAAILTNEKFRGVRVVLGDNCLNLVAANAEQEEAVEELEVQYAGDAIDVGFNVGYLLDVLNNVHSNEIQWSFNDANSSSLITIPGDERFKYVVMPMRI from the coding sequence ATGATTCTTATCAAAACCCAAAGAGACACGCTTCTGGCACCATTACAGTCTGTGTCGGGAATTGTTGAACGTCGTCACACGCTGCCAATACTCTCCAATGTTCTTCTGGAAAAGAAAGGTGACCGCCTTACCTTCCTTGCAACCGATATCGAAATACAGATAACGACGGCCGCGCAAGGCAGCGGTGGTGACGGTGATGGCTCGGTAACAACCGGTGCACGCAAGTTGCAGGACATTCTGCGTTCATTGCCGGAGGGATCGGAGGTCAGTCTGATTCTTGAGGACAAACGGTTGCAGGTACGTTCGGGACGGAGTCGTTTTACCCTGCAAACCTTGCCAGCCGATGATTTTCCGCGGATGACGGTGAGCGAAGGCGAGACGAAACAGTTTCAGATTTCGCAAAAGGCCTTCCGTCAGTTGTTGGGCAAGACCCAGTACAGCATGGCTACCCAGGATGTCAGGTATTATCTGAATGGTCTTTTGCTGCTGGTTGATGGCAGGGATTTGCGCGCGGTGGCGACGGATGGTCATCGCTTGGCCTATGGAAGTGCCGAGATCGAAGCCGATTTGCCGCGCCAGGAGATGATTCTTCCACGCAAGACGGTTCTCGAACTGAATCGTCTCCTGATGGAAACCGATGACACGCTTACGGTAACCATGGCGTCGAATCAAGTGCGTTTTTCTTTTGGTTCTGTTGTGCTTGTTTCCAAGGTCATCGACGGCAAGTTCCCTGACTATGAACGGGTGGTTCCGTCGACGTTGAGGAATCACCTGACTGTGGGCCGGCAGGCGCTGGTGCAGGCGATGAACCGGGCCGCGATTCTGACCAATGAAAAGTTCAGGGGTGTGCGGGTTGTTCTGGGTGACAACTGTCTGAATTTGGTCGCCGCCAATGCCGAGCAGGAAGAAGCGGTAGAAGAACTCGAAGTCCAGTACGCAGGCGATGCCATCGACGTCGGTTTCAACGTCGGATATCTGCTTGACGTTCTGAACAATGTTCACAGCAACGAAATTCAATGGAGTTTCAACGACGCCAATTCGAGTTCCCTGATCACTATTCCGGGAGACGAGCGCTTCAAATATGTTGTCATGCCGATGCGTATCTGA
- the gyrB gene encoding DNA topoisomerase (ATP-hydrolyzing) subunit B — MSNENGPQGEVSIYGESSIQILEGLEAVRKRPGMYIGDTSDGTGLHHLVFEVVDNSIDEALAGHCDDIVVTIHTDNSISVTDNGRGIPTGIKMDDKHKPRRTAAEIALTELHAGGKFNQNSYKVSGGLHGVGVSCVNALSKWLRLTIRRDGKKNFMEFCRGHAIERIIEVRDGIEVSPLKILGNTEKRGTEVHFLADDEIFEHIEFHYEILAKRLRELSFLNNGVRIRLIDQRSGKEEDFAFAGGVKSFVQYINRTKTVLHPNVFYSAGEAKVGDTGVTIGVEVAMQWNDSYQEQVLCFTNNIPQSDGGTHLTGLRMAMTRVINKYIDENEIAKKAKVEIAGDDMREGLACVLSVKMPDPKFSSQTKMKLVSSEARPAVEEVVAQKLADFLLERPADAKVITGKIVEASRAREAARRAREMTRRKGVLDGIGLPGKLADCQEKDPALCEMYIVEGDSAGGSAKQGRDRKFQAILPLRGKVLNVEKARFDKLISSDQIVTLITALGTGIGKDEFKIEKLRYHRIIIMTDADVDGAHIRTLLLTLLYRQMPELIERGYVYIAQPPLYKVKHGKTERYLKDDQEYHQFLLRMAMDEASLTARVGTEPITGSALEELARSWLLTEAVIERISHLVDPEVLKALVQHNLKVDLGSEESAKASAELVARQVSSAIRIVPRFDDIQEVWTLRVEKIHHGNLKVGLIDDDLLLSGDYLQLRRTAETLADLFGPGALMVRGEKKQAVSNFGDAMKWLLADVERGISKQRYKGLGEMNPEQLWETTMDPKVRRLLRVQIDDAIAADEIFTTLMGELVEPRRAFIESNALKARIDI; from the coding sequence ATGAGTAATGAAAACGGCCCGCAGGGTGAAGTATCGATCTATGGTGAATCCAGCATTCAGATCCTTGAAGGCCTGGAGGCCGTGCGCAAACGCCCGGGCATGTATATTGGGGATACCTCGGACGGCACCGGCCTGCATCACCTGGTATTTGAAGTTGTAGACAACTCGATTGACGAAGCGCTAGCTGGGCATTGTGACGATATTGTCGTGACAATACACACCGACAACTCAATCAGTGTGACCGATAATGGCCGTGGCATTCCGACCGGCATCAAGATGGATGACAAGCACAAGCCTAGACGGACTGCCGCCGAGATCGCCCTGACCGAATTGCATGCTGGTGGTAAGTTCAACCAGAATTCCTACAAGGTCTCGGGTGGCTTGCATGGGGTCGGCGTCTCCTGTGTCAATGCGCTCTCGAAGTGGTTACGTCTAACTATCCGTCGTGACGGCAAGAAAAACTTCATGGAGTTCTGTCGTGGTCATGCTATCGAGCGCATCATTGAAGTTCGTGACGGTATTGAGGTATCGCCGCTGAAGATACTTGGCAATACGGAAAAGCGTGGGACTGAGGTACATTTCCTTGCTGACGATGAAATTTTCGAACATATCGAGTTTCACTACGAAATTCTCGCCAAGCGCCTACGCGAATTATCATTTCTGAATAATGGCGTCCGTATCCGGTTGATCGACCAACGTAGCGGCAAGGAAGAGGATTTTGCGTTTGCCGGTGGTGTCAAGAGTTTCGTACAGTACATCAACCGGACGAAGACGGTTCTGCACCCGAATGTCTTCTATTCCGCCGGCGAAGCCAAGGTTGGCGATACCGGTGTAACCATCGGTGTTGAAGTCGCGATGCAGTGGAACGATTCCTACCAGGAGCAAGTTCTCTGTTTCACGAACAACATCCCGCAGTCGGATGGTGGCACGCACCTGACTGGGTTACGCATGGCGATGACCCGGGTCATCAACAAGTACATCGACGAAAACGAGATTGCCAAGAAGGCCAAGGTTGAGATTGCCGGCGACGATATGCGGGAGGGACTGGCCTGCGTACTCTCGGTGAAGATGCCTGATCCGAAATTTTCCTCGCAGACAAAGATGAAGCTTGTCTCGTCGGAAGCCAGGCCGGCAGTTGAAGAAGTGGTTGCTCAGAAGCTGGCAGATTTCCTGCTTGAACGGCCGGCTGATGCCAAGGTTATAACGGGAAAGATTGTCGAAGCCTCGCGGGCTCGGGAAGCAGCGCGACGCGCGCGCGAGATGACGCGGCGCAAGGGTGTCCTTGATGGCATTGGGCTACCGGGAAAGCTCGCTGATTGCCAGGAAAAGGATCCAGCGCTATGCGAAATGTACATTGTCGAGGGTGATTCAGCGGGTGGCTCGGCCAAGCAGGGTCGCGACCGCAAGTTCCAAGCAATTCTTCCGCTTCGCGGCAAGGTTCTCAATGTCGAGAAGGCGCGTTTCGACAAACTGATTTCCAGTGACCAGATTGTCACGCTGATCACGGCTCTCGGTACCGGCATTGGTAAGGATGAATTCAAAATTGAGAAACTGCGCTACCACCGCATCATTATCATGACCGATGCCGACGTGGATGGTGCACATATCCGGACACTGCTGCTGACGCTGCTCTACCGGCAGATGCCGGAGTTGATTGAGCGTGGCTATGTGTATATCGCGCAGCCGCCGCTCTATAAGGTAAAGCACGGAAAGACCGAGCGTTATCTCAAGGATGACCAGGAATACCATCAATTCCTGCTGCGCATGGCAATGGACGAGGCAAGTCTTACCGCGAGAGTGGGGACTGAGCCAATCACTGGTTCGGCACTGGAGGAATTGGCGCGTTCATGGCTGTTGACCGAAGCGGTCATCGAGCGCATATCGCATCTGGTCGATCCCGAGGTACTTAAGGCGCTTGTCCAGCATAACCTGAAGGTGGACCTTGGTTCGGAAGAGAGTGCGAAGGCAAGTGCGGAACTGGTAGCCCGGCAGGTTTCAAGCGCAATCCGCATCGTGCCACGGTTTGACGATATCCAGGAGGTGTGGACATTGCGTGTCGAGAAAATTCACCATGGCAACCTCAAGGTGGGTCTGATTGACGATGACTTGCTGCTCTCCGGGGATTACCTGCAACTGCGGCGGACTGCGGAAACCCTTGCCGACCTCTTCGGTCCGGGCGCATTGATGGTGCGCGGTGAAAAAAAACAGGCGGTCAGCAATTTCGGCGATGCCATGAAGTGGCTACTCGCCGATGTCGAACGCGGAATCAGCAAGCAGCGTTACAAGGGGCTTGGCGAAATGAACCCGGAACAGTTGTGGGAAACGACCATGGATCCGAAGGTGCGCCGACTGCTCCGGGTTCAGATCGACGATGCCATTGCTGCCGACGAAATTTTTACCACCCTGATGGGAGAACTTGTCGAACCGCGCCG